In the genome of Myxococcus stipitatus, one region contains:
- a CDS encoding thiolase family protein: MPGRVVIASAVRTPFTRAHKGEFKDTRPDTLAAIAIKEAVAKVPGLKGSDVEDVVLGCAMPEAEQGMNVARQATLLAGLPVDVPAMTINRFCSSGTQAIAQVAAAIQAGQIHVGIGGGTESMSMVPMGGNKVSANPEIMANHPEIYSSMGVTAENIASRHNVSREDSDKFAAESQRRAAAAREQGKFAAEIIPVTTTVYDEEGNAKTVTVSVDTILRPETTFEGLNKLKPAFNAKGVVTAGNASPLTDGAAAAVVMSEEKAKELGVKPLGYFLDFAVAGVPPEVMGIGPVPAVRKLLAKNKLEVKDIDVFELNEAFAPQALYCIRELGISEDKVNPNGGAIALGHPLGVSGARLVATILQELKRRNGRYGVVTMCIGGGMGAAALIENAK; this comes from the coding sequence ATGCCTGGTCGAGTCGTGATTGCCAGTGCGGTCCGCACGCCGTTCACCCGCGCGCACAAGGGCGAGTTCAAGGACACGCGGCCGGATACCCTGGCCGCCATCGCCATCAAGGAAGCCGTCGCCAAGGTCCCTGGTCTGAAGGGCTCGGATGTCGAGGACGTGGTCCTCGGCTGTGCGATGCCCGAGGCCGAGCAGGGGATGAACGTGGCGCGTCAGGCCACGCTCCTGGCGGGCCTGCCGGTCGACGTGCCGGCGATGACCATCAACCGCTTCTGTTCCTCCGGAACGCAGGCCATCGCCCAGGTGGCCGCGGCCATCCAGGCGGGCCAGATTCACGTGGGAATCGGCGGTGGCACCGAGTCCATGTCCATGGTCCCCATGGGCGGCAACAAGGTGAGCGCCAACCCCGAAATCATGGCGAACCACCCGGAGATCTACTCGTCGATGGGTGTGACGGCGGAGAACATCGCCTCGCGTCACAACGTGTCGCGCGAGGACTCCGACAAGTTCGCCGCCGAGAGCCAGCGCCGCGCCGCCGCCGCGCGGGAGCAGGGCAAGTTCGCCGCGGAGATCATCCCCGTCACGACCACCGTGTACGACGAGGAGGGCAACGCGAAGACGGTGACGGTGTCGGTGGACACCATCCTGCGCCCGGAGACGACGTTCGAGGGCCTGAACAAGCTCAAGCCCGCGTTCAACGCCAAGGGCGTGGTGACGGCCGGCAACGCGTCGCCGCTGACCGACGGCGCGGCGGCCGCGGTGGTGATGAGCGAGGAGAAGGCGAAGGAGCTGGGCGTCAAGCCGCTGGGCTACTTCCTGGACTTCGCCGTCGCGGGTGTGCCTCCGGAGGTCATGGGCATCGGCCCCGTGCCCGCGGTGCGCAAGCTGCTGGCGAAGAACAAGCTCGAGGTGAAGGACATCGACGTCTTCGAGCTGAACGAGGCCTTCGCTCCGCAGGCGCTGTACTGCATCCGTGAGCTGGGCATCTCCGAGGACAAGGTGAACCCCAACGGCGGCGCCATCGCCCTGGGCCACCCGCTGGGCGTGTCCGGTGCGCGCCTGGTCGCCACGATTCTGCAGGAGCTGAAGCGCCGCAACGGCCGCTACGGCGTCGTCACCATGTGCATCGGTGGCGGCATGGGCGCCGCGGCGCTCATCGAGAACGCGAAGTAG
- a CDS encoding 3-hydroxyacyl-CoA dehydrogenase/enoyl-CoA hydratase family protein: MTTRIRKVAVLGAGVMGSGIAAHLANSGVRALLLDIVPPKAAPGEDTSSKAFRNKFALGALANMRKQKPSPIMSEQVFTAIEVGNFEDDLHRIADCDWVIEVVKEDLAVKQALFEKVEKHARKDAIVSSNTSGMSIVGMTQGRGAAFKKNFLVTHFFNPVRYMKLLELVAGTETDPAVMKTIHRFGEEVLGKGIVYGKDTTNFIANRIGVYGMMRTIAAMGPAELSIEEVDKIFGPAMGRPKSAVFRTADIVGLDTFIHVSKNCYDTLTQDEERNVFAIPDFLQKMVEKGMLGDKSGGGFYKKDRSSGGKDILALDLKTLEYRPQGKVRFESLGAAREVEDVKERVAVVLNGTDKAAKFAEQVTLDVLAYTSRRIPEIADDVVNVDRGVRWGFGWDLGPFEVWDAYGVKKGVERMKALGLKPAKWVEDMLAAGRESFYGVANGKDTYWDIPTKSVKVVPENARTQRVEYLKRGNKKVAGNDSATLWDMGDGATLLEFHTKMNSIDDQIIEMMHTALDETEKNFKGLVIGNDGANFSAGANIVALVWAAKSGQYEDIRKLVTSFQQANQRMRYSPVPVVTAPFNLTLGGGAEATMGGNAVQASAELYMGLVEVGVGLIPGGGGNMQLLRNIYGAYSTDKDFDPLPFLKKVFLSIGTAKVATSAEEAREAGFLSASDGISANRDFLLSDAKARVLGMADSGFRAPRPTRFRLGGPSGYATIDMMLYDMQMNGQVSEHDRKIGQKLARVLTGGDTSTTALVTEDKLLELEAEAFLSLCGEEKTQDRLTHMIEKGKPLRN, from the coding sequence ATGACGACGCGGATCCGCAAGGTAGCTGTGCTGGGCGCCGGAGTGATGGGCAGCGGCATCGCCGCCCATCTGGCCAACTCGGGCGTGCGCGCGCTCCTCCTGGACATCGTTCCGCCGAAGGCCGCTCCGGGCGAGGACACCTCGTCCAAGGCCTTCCGCAACAAGTTCGCCCTCGGGGCGCTGGCCAACATGCGCAAGCAGAAGCCCAGCCCCATCATGTCCGAGCAGGTGTTCACCGCCATCGAGGTGGGCAACTTCGAGGACGACCTGCACCGCATCGCTGACTGTGACTGGGTCATCGAGGTGGTGAAGGAGGACCTGGCCGTCAAGCAGGCGCTCTTCGAGAAGGTGGAGAAGCACGCGCGCAAGGACGCCATCGTCTCCTCCAACACCTCGGGCATGTCGATTGTCGGCATGACGCAGGGCCGGGGCGCGGCGTTCAAGAAGAACTTCCTCGTCACGCACTTCTTCAACCCGGTCCGCTACATGAAGCTCCTGGAGCTCGTGGCGGGCACGGAGACCGACCCCGCGGTGATGAAGACCATCCACCGCTTTGGTGAGGAGGTCCTCGGCAAGGGCATCGTCTACGGCAAGGACACCACCAACTTCATCGCGAACCGCATCGGCGTGTACGGGATGATGCGGACCATCGCCGCCATGGGCCCCGCGGAGCTGTCCATCGAGGAGGTGGACAAGATTTTCGGCCCCGCCATGGGCCGCCCCAAGTCGGCCGTGTTCCGCACCGCGGACATCGTCGGCCTGGACACCTTCATCCACGTGTCGAAGAACTGTTACGACACGCTCACCCAGGATGAGGAGCGCAACGTCTTCGCCATCCCCGACTTCCTCCAGAAGATGGTGGAGAAGGGCATGCTGGGCGACAAGTCCGGCGGCGGCTTCTACAAGAAGGACCGCAGCAGCGGCGGCAAGGACATCCTCGCGCTCGACTTGAAGACGCTCGAGTACCGGCCGCAGGGCAAGGTGCGCTTCGAGTCGCTGGGCGCCGCCCGCGAGGTGGAGGACGTCAAGGAGCGCGTGGCGGTCGTCCTCAACGGGACGGACAAGGCCGCGAAGTTCGCCGAGCAGGTGACGCTGGACGTGCTGGCGTACACCAGCCGCCGCATCCCCGAGATTGCCGACGACGTGGTCAACGTGGACCGCGGCGTGCGCTGGGGCTTCGGTTGGGATTTGGGGCCCTTCGAGGTCTGGGACGCGTACGGCGTGAAGAAGGGCGTCGAGCGGATGAAGGCGCTCGGCCTGAAGCCCGCCAAGTGGGTGGAGGACATGCTGGCCGCGGGCCGCGAGTCCTTCTACGGCGTGGCGAACGGCAAGGACACGTACTGGGACATCCCCACGAAGTCCGTGAAGGTGGTGCCGGAGAACGCGCGCACGCAGCGCGTGGAGTACCTCAAGCGCGGCAACAAGAAGGTCGCCGGCAACGACTCCGCCACCCTGTGGGACATGGGCGACGGCGCCACGCTGCTGGAGTTCCACACGAAGATGAACTCCATCGATGACCAGATCATCGAGATGATGCACACGGCGCTGGATGAGACGGAGAAGAACTTCAAGGGCCTCGTCATCGGCAACGACGGCGCCAACTTCTCCGCGGGCGCCAACATCGTCGCGCTGGTGTGGGCGGCGAAGAGCGGCCAGTACGAGGACATCCGCAAGCTGGTGACGTCCTTCCAGCAGGCGAACCAGCGCATGCGCTACAGCCCGGTGCCCGTCGTGACGGCGCCCTTCAACCTGACCCTGGGCGGCGGCGCCGAGGCGACGATGGGCGGCAACGCGGTGCAGGCGAGCGCGGAGCTGTACATGGGCCTCGTCGAGGTCGGCGTGGGGCTCATCCCCGGCGGCGGCGGCAACATGCAGCTGCTCCGCAACATCTACGGCGCGTACTCCACGGACAAGGACTTCGACCCGCTGCCCTTCCTCAAGAAGGTGTTCCTGTCCATCGGCACCGCGAAGGTCGCCACCAGCGCCGAGGAGGCGCGCGAGGCGGGCTTCCTCTCCGCGTCGGACGGCATCAGCGCCAACCGCGACTTCCTCCTGTCGGACGCGAAGGCCCGCGTGCTGGGCATGGCGGACTCGGGCTTCCGCGCGCCGCGCCCCACGCGCTTCCGCCTGGGCGGCCCCAGCGGCTACGCCACCATCGACATGATGCTGTACGACATGCAGATGAACGGGCAGGTCAGCGAGCACGACCGCAAGATTGGCCAGAAGCTGGCCCGCGTGCTGACCGGCGGTGACACGAGCACCACGGCGCTCGTCACCGAGGACAAGCTGCTCGAGCTGGAGGCCGAGGCCTTCCTGAGCCTGTGCGGCGAGGAGAAGACCCAGGACCGTCTGACGCACATGATTGAGAAGGGCAAGCCGCTGCGCAACTAG
- a CDS encoding M1 family metallopeptidase, translating to MARPDPHSYNDSTQPETETLDWKARVDFHTRRLHAEATLTLKEASAGPLDLDTRDLEILRVVDAGGRPLPYMLAPPEPILGSRLRVELPAGVRQLTVHYRTSPTASALQWLTPSQTAGGQHPFLYSQCQAIHARSVVPLQDTPRIRIRYRAALRVPKALKAVMAASFVRREEHGVEAEEQYEMPQPVPPYLLAFAVGSLAPKELGPRSRVWAEPEQLEDAAEEFSGVDDMLRAAESLFGPYDWERFDLLTMPPSFPYGGMENPRLTFLTPTLIAGDKSLVNVVAHELAHSWTGNLVTNASAEHFWLNEGFTVFAERRILEALAGQEVAALHAALGRRALDEALHHFREHPHLTALRTHLTGVDPDEAFSQIPYEKGYLFLRAMEDAVGREKFDGFLRSYLATYRFKALTTEEFIAFTERELPGVLNRVNAEAYLRRPGVPVSAPAPRSRRLEALLRTRGTVPSVDAVKDWTPAEWQLFLEWMPADAPKDLFRQLDERFGLTRSRNSEVLVAWLVAALRAGWEPAVGRTEAFLGEVGRMKYLKPLYGVLSASREHRGLARSLFKQYGERYHPIARQGVELILSRA from the coding sequence ATGGCTCGCCCCGACCCGCACTCCTACAACGACAGCACGCAGCCCGAGACGGAAACCCTGGACTGGAAGGCCCGAGTGGACTTCCACACGAGGAGGCTCCACGCCGAAGCCACGTTGACGCTGAAGGAAGCATCCGCCGGTCCTCTGGACCTGGACACGCGCGATTTGGAGATTCTCAGAGTCGTAGACGCTGGGGGTCGCCCCTTGCCCTACATGCTGGCACCTCCCGAGCCCATCCTGGGGAGCCGGCTGAGGGTGGAATTGCCCGCGGGGGTGCGGCAGCTGACCGTGCACTACCGCACGTCGCCCACTGCCAGCGCGCTCCAGTGGCTGACACCGTCGCAGACGGCGGGCGGACAGCATCCGTTCCTCTACAGCCAATGCCAGGCGATTCACGCGCGCAGCGTGGTGCCGCTGCAGGACACGCCTCGCATCCGCATCCGGTACCGCGCGGCGCTGCGCGTGCCCAAGGCGCTCAAGGCCGTCATGGCGGCCAGCTTCGTGCGGCGCGAGGAGCACGGCGTGGAGGCGGAGGAGCAGTACGAGATGCCGCAGCCGGTGCCCCCCTACCTCCTGGCCTTCGCGGTGGGGAGCCTGGCGCCGAAGGAGCTGGGCCCGCGCTCACGCGTGTGGGCGGAGCCGGAACAGCTCGAGGACGCGGCGGAGGAGTTCTCCGGCGTGGACGACATGCTGCGCGCCGCCGAGTCCCTCTTCGGGCCGTATGACTGGGAGCGGTTCGACCTGCTCACCATGCCCCCGTCGTTCCCCTACGGCGGCATGGAGAACCCGCGGCTGACGTTCCTCACGCCCACCCTGATTGCCGGGGACAAGAGCCTGGTCAACGTGGTGGCGCATGAGCTGGCGCACTCGTGGACGGGCAACCTCGTCACGAATGCCTCCGCGGAGCACTTCTGGCTCAACGAGGGCTTCACCGTCTTCGCCGAGCGCCGCATCCTGGAGGCACTCGCCGGCCAGGAGGTGGCCGCCCTGCACGCCGCGCTGGGCCGGAGGGCCCTGGACGAGGCCCTGCACCACTTCCGCGAGCACCCGCACCTCACGGCGCTGCGCACGCACCTGACGGGCGTGGACCCGGACGAGGCCTTCTCCCAGATTCCGTACGAGAAGGGCTACCTGTTCCTCCGCGCCATGGAGGACGCGGTGGGGCGCGAGAAGTTCGACGGCTTCCTGCGCAGCTACCTGGCCACGTACCGCTTCAAGGCCCTCACCACCGAGGAGTTCATCGCCTTCACGGAGCGGGAGCTTCCCGGGGTGCTCAACCGCGTCAACGCGGAGGCATACCTGCGCCGTCCGGGCGTGCCCGTCAGCGCCCCCGCGCCCCGCTCGCGGCGGCTGGAGGCCCTGCTGCGCACCCGCGGCACGGTGCCGTCCGTGGACGCCGTGAAGGACTGGACGCCCGCGGAGTGGCAGCTCTTCCTGGAGTGGATGCCGGCGGACGCGCCCAAGGACCTGTTCCGGCAGCTCGACGAGCGCTTTGGCCTCACGCGAAGCCGCAACTCGGAGGTGCTGGTGGCGTGGCTCGTGGCGGCGCTGCGCGCGGGCTGGGAGCCGGCGGTGGGCCGCACAGAGGCGTTCCTGGGCGAGGTGGGCCGGATGAAGTACCTCAAGCCCTTGTACGGCGTGCTCAGCGCGTCCCGCGAGCACCGAGGCCTGGCGCGCTCGCTCTTCAAGCAGTACGGGGAGCGCTACCACCCCATCGCCCGGCAGGGCGTGGAACTCATCCTGTCCCGCGCCTGA
- a CDS encoding DNA-methyltransferase yields MFAEAAARNLKVVRRSLSENVHAKGDAWTLLRGDSLELLQQFEPQTFDMIFADPPYFLSNGGTTCKGGKRVSVQKGNWDVSRGVEEDHAFTTAWLAACQRLLKPTGTLWVSGTQHVIFNAGFAMQKLGYKLLNTVTWFKPNASPNLACRYFTHSTELLIWASPKSGGKLQHVFNYSKMKADNGGKQMRDAWVLPPSGDAEVTADGEGRLWTLTVPRGGEEKAFGSHPTQKPVALLERIIEASTPEDALILDPFNGSGTTGVAALKLNRRYVGIDMDEKYLELSEKRLKAVSSK; encoded by the coding sequence ATGTTCGCGGAAGCTGCTGCCCGAAACCTGAAGGTTGTCCGCCGTTCCCTGAGCGAGAACGTGCACGCGAAGGGCGACGCCTGGACGCTCCTGCGCGGGGACAGCCTGGAGCTTTTGCAGCAGTTCGAGCCCCAGACGTTCGACATGATTTTCGCGGACCCGCCGTACTTCCTCTCCAACGGGGGGACCACCTGCAAGGGTGGCAAACGCGTGTCCGTGCAGAAGGGCAACTGGGACGTGTCGCGCGGGGTGGAGGAGGACCATGCCTTCACCACGGCGTGGCTCGCCGCCTGCCAGCGCCTGCTCAAGCCCACCGGCACGCTCTGGGTGAGCGGCACGCAGCACGTCATCTTCAACGCCGGCTTCGCGATGCAGAAGCTCGGCTACAAGCTCCTCAACACCGTCACCTGGTTCAAGCCCAACGCGAGCCCCAACCTGGCGTGCCGCTACTTCACGCACTCCACGGAGCTGCTCATCTGGGCCTCGCCCAAGTCGGGCGGCAAGCTCCAGCACGTCTTCAACTACTCGAAGATGAAGGCGGACAACGGCGGCAAGCAGATGCGCGACGCCTGGGTGCTGCCTCCCTCCGGCGACGCGGAAGTCACCGCGGACGGCGAGGGCCGGCTGTGGACGCTCACCGTCCCGCGCGGCGGCGAGGAGAAGGCCTTCGGCAGCCACCCCACGCAGAAGCCCGTGGCCCTGCTGGAGCGCATCATCGAGGCGAGCACCCCCGAGGACGCGCTCATCCTGGACCCCTTCAACGGCAGCGGCACCACGGGCGTGGCCGCCCTCAAGCTGAACCGCCGCTACGTGGGCATCGACATGGATGAGAAGTACCTGGAGCTCTCCGAGAAGCGCCTCAAGGCGGTCTCCTCGAAGTAG
- the rpmE gene encoding 50S ribosomal protein L31, translated as MKPELHPVYPPARITCACGNVVETHSTRGSFSVEVCSNCHPFFTGKYKLMDTAGRIDRFRKKYAASPAKDAAAPAEGAAAPAKGGKKAKA; from the coding sequence ATGAAGCCGGAACTGCACCCTGTCTACCCGCCGGCCCGCATCACCTGTGCGTGCGGGAACGTTGTTGAGACCCACTCCACCCGTGGCTCGTTCTCGGTGGAAGTCTGCTCGAACTGCCACCCCTTCTTCACGGGCAAGTACAAGCTCATGGACACGGCGGGCCGTATCGACCGCTTCCGCAAGAAGTACGCGGCCAGCCCGGCGAAGGACGCCGCTGCTCCGGCCGAGGGCGCCGCTGCCCCCGCCAAGGGTGGCAAGAAGGCCAAGGCCTGA
- a CDS encoding 5'-nucleotidase encodes MLDAGNALFRSRDSGESPDARARAELLLAQMEAQGTVAMAVGTRDLGLGVDFLRKQTRKSKMKLLSANLVDARGKLLFPASLVTQVGGFKVGVVGASPAKAEPEPMDPSVKGKTPGMRRGLPVAPAVVAEAKRLRQEEHVDLVVLLAAVPYDELLQLASGLDGVDFVLQSHDGRGSGISQRVGMTTLLQPGERGRQVAKLELAINGPGRFTDISEQARAKDQLRLVESNLARAKERITQATDPAQKAALESAVASLEARRTALQKTAAEGATPAPRTHLLSYIQLGPDVPGDPAVQKAVERIEPPGSTAH; translated from the coding sequence GTGTTGGACGCGGGCAACGCGCTCTTCAGGAGCCGGGACAGCGGTGAGTCCCCGGATGCCCGTGCACGCGCGGAGCTGTTGCTCGCGCAGATGGAGGCACAAGGCACCGTCGCCATGGCGGTGGGCACCCGGGACCTGGGACTGGGCGTGGACTTCCTGCGCAAGCAGACGCGCAAGTCCAAGATGAAGCTGCTGTCCGCGAACCTGGTGGATGCGCGGGGCAAGCTCCTGTTCCCCGCGTCGCTGGTGACGCAGGTGGGCGGGTTCAAGGTCGGCGTGGTGGGCGCCTCCCCCGCGAAGGCCGAGCCGGAGCCCATGGACCCCAGCGTCAAGGGCAAGACGCCCGGGATGCGGAGGGGTTTGCCCGTCGCGCCCGCGGTGGTCGCCGAGGCGAAGCGGCTGCGTCAGGAGGAGCACGTGGACCTGGTGGTGCTGCTCGCCGCCGTGCCCTACGACGAGCTGCTCCAACTGGCCAGTGGCCTGGACGGCGTGGACTTCGTCCTCCAGTCCCATGACGGGCGGGGCTCGGGCATCTCGCAGCGGGTGGGGATGACCACGCTGCTGCAGCCCGGGGAGCGCGGCCGGCAGGTCGCGAAGCTGGAGCTGGCCATCAACGGCCCCGGCCGCTTCACGGACATCTCCGAGCAGGCGCGCGCCAAGGACCAGCTCCGCCTGGTGGAGTCCAACCTCGCCCGGGCGAAGGAGCGAATCACCCAGGCGACGGACCCGGCGCAGAAGGCGGCGCTCGAGTCGGCGGTCGCCAGCCTGGAGGCCCGGCGCACCGCCCTGCAGAAAACAGCGGCGGAGGGCGCAACCCCGGCGCCCCGGACGCATCTACTGTCCTACATACAGCTTGGACCTGACGTGCCGGGAGATCCGGCCGTCCAGAAGGCGGTGGAGCGCATCGAGCCCCCTGGCTCGACGGCCCACTGA
- a CDS encoding tetratricopeptide repeat protein, with the protein MRRLVLLALLVALPGCFYPADRGRALEAKVDRLGADSAQMQAELKEAREQLAATLPKIDEKVAEVTKALDGLDTAARRKDADIGIQLQKTMEDLSQLRGQVETYIHKITELETALGAQDQKLLAMQGAAAVKEAEAKKKAEELKRPDNPKDFLALAKEKAKAGEVLVARQLFTELMKKWTKDPLVGEAHYGLGETYLSESKCREALFEYGKVVQDHPKTPSAPDAYLRSSECFAQLKMRDESRMALEELVKSYPKSGAAKTAKERIAELDKSKAPPKKGGKK; encoded by the coding sequence ATGCGAAGGCTCGTCCTGCTCGCCCTGCTCGTGGCGCTCCCTGGTTGTTTCTATCCCGCCGACCGCGGCCGCGCCCTCGAGGCGAAGGTCGACCGTCTCGGCGCCGACTCCGCGCAGATGCAGGCGGAGCTGAAGGAGGCGCGCGAGCAGCTGGCCGCCACCTTGCCGAAAATCGATGAGAAGGTCGCCGAGGTCACCAAGGCGCTCGATGGCCTGGACACCGCCGCGCGGCGCAAGGACGCGGACATCGGCATCCAGCTCCAGAAGACCATGGAGGACCTCTCCCAGCTCCGAGGCCAGGTGGAGACGTACATCCACAAAATCACCGAGCTGGAGACGGCCCTGGGCGCGCAGGACCAGAAGCTGCTCGCCATGCAGGGCGCCGCCGCGGTGAAGGAGGCCGAGGCCAAGAAGAAGGCCGAGGAGCTCAAGCGCCCCGACAACCCCAAGGACTTCCTCGCGCTCGCGAAGGAGAAGGCCAAGGCCGGCGAGGTCCTCGTCGCCCGGCAGCTCTTCACCGAGCTGATGAAGAAGTGGACCAAGGACCCGCTGGTGGGCGAGGCCCACTACGGCCTGGGAGAGACGTACCTCTCCGAGTCCAAGTGCCGCGAGGCCCTCTTCGAGTACGGCAAGGTGGTGCAGGACCACCCGAAGACGCCGTCCGCGCCGGACGCGTACCTGCGCTCCTCGGAGTGCTTCGCCCAGCTCAAGATGCGCGATGAGTCGCGCATGGCGCTCGAGGAGCTCGTGAAGAGCTACCCCAAGTCCGGCGCCGCCAAGACGGCCAAGGAGCGCATCGCGGAGCTCGACAAGTCCAAGGCTCCCCCGAAGAAGGGAGGCAAGAAGTGA
- a CDS encoding CheR family methyltransferase, with the protein MALSGPQIRRLDDRLAERCRGLTPHQYLAFLKSPTGAADLEGLISAVVVNKTDLFRDEVQLNDFREHVLAPLVARAGGRPLRLWSAGCSTGEEVATLLMLLAESGASPGSTVLGTDISEAALRRACSLSFTPEQLRRVPAGTRERYFMPKGSRMALVSALRERASFQVHNLMDTPYPRPAEEGGFDIVFCRNVLIYFTVESFHRTVAALADSLVPGGTLVLSSSEPLLQVPPALTVMRTTSAFFHVRVGGLRSQERSAPSGREDTSPTPEPRSPEAPAQAWASAAAFTEADLLFACVLDGASSGASDAVAERDLRRCLSLDPDHAAARYLLGLLLEQCRRPLDAVVEYRRALVSLEEGRSRPVPFFLNPSRLKVACAHAAGRLESLSGAR; encoded by the coding sequence ATGGCGTTGAGCGGCCCCCAGATTCGACGGCTGGATGATCGCCTCGCCGAGCGCTGCCGAGGCCTCACGCCGCACCAGTACCTCGCGTTCCTCAAGTCCCCGACGGGCGCGGCGGACCTGGAGGGCCTCATCTCCGCGGTGGTGGTGAACAAGACGGACCTCTTCCGCGACGAGGTGCAGCTCAACGACTTCCGGGAGCACGTGCTCGCGCCGCTGGTCGCGAGGGCGGGAGGGCGGCCCCTGCGTCTGTGGAGCGCGGGCTGCTCCACGGGCGAGGAGGTGGCCACGCTGCTGATGCTGCTGGCCGAGTCCGGCGCCAGTCCGGGCAGCACCGTGCTGGGCACGGACATCTCCGAGGCGGCGCTGCGGCGCGCGTGCTCGCTGTCGTTCACTCCCGAGCAACTGCGCCGCGTGCCCGCCGGGACGCGCGAGCGCTACTTCATGCCCAAGGGCTCTCGGATGGCGCTGGTGTCGGCGCTGCGAGAGCGCGCGAGCTTCCAGGTCCACAACCTGATGGACACGCCGTACCCCCGGCCCGCGGAGGAGGGGGGCTTCGACATCGTCTTCTGCCGCAATGTCCTCATCTACTTCACGGTGGAGTCCTTCCATCGGACGGTGGCGGCGCTGGCGGACAGCCTCGTGCCGGGGGGCACGTTGGTGCTCTCCTCGTCGGAGCCGCTGCTCCAGGTGCCTCCGGCGCTGACGGTGATGCGCACCACGTCGGCCTTCTTCCACGTCCGAGTGGGAGGGCTCCGGAGCCAGGAGCGAAGCGCGCCCTCGGGACGGGAGGACACGTCGCCGACACCGGAGCCCCGGAGCCCCGAAGCGCCCGCCCAGGCATGGGCCTCCGCCGCGGCCTTCACCGAGGCGGACCTGCTCTTCGCGTGTGTCCTGGATGGAGCCTCGTCAGGGGCCTCGGACGCGGTGGCGGAGCGGGACTTGCGCCGGTGTCTCTCCCTGGACCCGGACCACGCGGCCGCGCGGTACCTGCTGGGGCTGCTGCTGGAGCAGTGCCGCCGCCCCCTCGACGCGGTCGTGGAGTATCGCCGGGCCCTGGTGTCCCTGGAGGAGGGCCGCTCGCGCCCCGTCCCGTTCTTCCTCAACCCCAGCCGCCTCAAAGTGGCGTGTGCGCACGCCGCCGGGCGCCTGGAATCGTTGAGTGGTGCTCGCTGA
- the cheB gene encoding chemotaxis-specific protein-glutamate methyltransferase CheB, with protein MGKKVSVLVVDDSLICRQLICEALSKDPDIEVVGSCADGKQAVEMTKELRPHVITMDVDMPVMDGLTATEHIMAECPTPILVLTADPRSQAPELTYRALELGALALQIKPAIDAGPEAWNLVREIKLLSSVRVIRHLRRPQKGITPPRVTTSVLPAVSMGVVVVAASTGGPQVLYRMLSELPADFPAPIVIVQHINAAFAESLAGWLANASRLKVRLAQDGEPLMPGHVLIAPPGQHTVIPFRGRVALKAGVERDGHMPSGTTLLESAARTYGRRAVGLVLTGMGADGAEGLLAIRQAGGLTLAQNEESCVVFGMPGAAVERKAVDHLIHGDEVAASLARLARGESLAVGR; from the coding sequence ATGGGCAAGAAAGTGTCGGTGCTGGTGGTCGATGACTCACTCATCTGCCGACAGCTCATCTGCGAGGCGCTGAGCAAGGACCCCGACATCGAGGTGGTCGGTTCCTGCGCGGACGGCAAGCAGGCCGTGGAGATGACCAAGGAGCTGCGTCCCCACGTCATCACCATGGACGTGGACATGCCCGTCATGGACGGGCTCACGGCCACCGAGCACATCATGGCCGAGTGCCCCACGCCCATCCTGGTGCTCACGGCGGACCCTCGCTCGCAGGCGCCGGAGCTGACGTACCGGGCGCTGGAGCTGGGCGCGCTCGCGCTGCAGATCAAGCCCGCCATCGACGCCGGCCCCGAGGCGTGGAACCTGGTGCGGGAGATCAAGCTGCTCTCCTCGGTGCGCGTCATCCGCCACCTGCGCCGTCCGCAGAAGGGCATCACCCCGCCGCGCGTGACGACGTCCGTGCTGCCCGCGGTGTCCATGGGCGTGGTGGTGGTGGCCGCCAGCACCGGCGGGCCCCAGGTGCTCTACCGGATGCTCTCGGAGCTGCCCGCGGACTTCCCCGCGCCCATCGTCATCGTCCAGCACATCAACGCCGCCTTCGCCGAGTCGCTGGCGGGCTGGCTCGCCAACGCCAGCCGGCTGAAGGTGCGGCTGGCGCAGGACGGTGAGCCCTTGATGCCGGGCCATGTCCTCATCGCGCCGCCGGGGCAGCACACCGTGATTCCCTTCCGGGGCCGGGTGGCGCTCAAGGCCGGCGTGGAGCGGGACGGGCACATGCCGTCGGGGACGACGCTGCTGGAGAGCGCGGCCCGGACGTATGGTCGGCGCGCGGTGGGCCTGGTGCTCACGGGCATGGGCGCCGATGGCGCGGAGGGACTGCTGGCCATCCGCCAGGCGGGAGGCCTGACGCTGGCGCAGAACGAGGAGTCCTGCGTGGTGTTCGGCATGCCGGGCGCGGCGGTGGAGCGCAAGGCGGTGGACCACCTCATCCACGGAGACGAAGTCGCCGCCTCGCTGGCGCGGCTGGCCCGGGGTGAGTCGCTCGCAGTGGGGCGCTGA